Proteins co-encoded in one Brassica rapa cultivar Chiifu-401-42 chromosome A02, CAAS_Brap_v3.01, whole genome shotgun sequence genomic window:
- the LOC103854696 gene encoding agamous-like MADS-box protein AGL80 has product MTRQKVKMAFIENESSRKATYKKRKRGILKKANELATLCGVPVGVIIDSPYDLTPEVWPSREDMDNVLSQLQRLPVMDRTKKMLNQESYLKQSISKASETCKKLTKENKELEMKEVMFDCLSGKTSPSRIEKNDLGGCGNVIEQYLRNLNRRIEILSKNDGASSSSVHVVASTSVAMPIVELGSSSTAFCDMIRQQQIQSNMNQNVGGLDLNQQQW; this is encoded by the coding sequence ATGACAAGACAAAAGGTGAAGATGGCTTTCATAGAAAATGAGTCCTCAAGGAAAGCAACAtacaagaaaagaaagagaggtATCTTGAAGAAAGCCAACGAGTTAGCAACTCTCTGTGGCGTCCCAGTTGGTGTAATCATCGACAGTCCATACGACTTGACCCCGGAGGTGTGGCCATCGAGAGAAGATATGGACAATGTTCTGTCCCAGTTGCAGAGGTTGCCGGTGATGGACAGGACCAAGAAGATGCTGAACCAAGAGTCTTATCTTAAACAGAGTATCTCCAAAGCATCTGAGACATGTAAGAAGCTGACCAAAGAGAACAAAGAGTTGGAGATGAAAGAGGTAATGTTTGATTGTCTTAGTGGCAAGACTTCACCATCTCGTATTGAGAAAAATGATCTTGGTGGTTGTGGTAATGTCATTGAGCAGTACCTAAGAAATCTTAATCGTAGGATTGAGATTCTTAGTAAGAACGACGGAGCGTCTTCTTCATCTGTTCATGTTGTTGCTTCAACATCTGTTGCCATGCCTATAGTTGAGTTGGGTTCTTCTTCAACCGCATTTTGCGATATGATTCGTCAACAGCAGATTCAAAGTAATATGAATCAGAACGTTGGGGGCTTGGATCTGAATCAGCAACAATGGTGA